In a single window of the Streptomyces sp. NBC_00353 genome:
- a CDS encoding aldo/keto reductase, which yields MRRNRVGSSAVEVTELSFGAAGIGNLFHEVDPAQAAAAVDAAWDEGVRYFDTAPHYGLGLSERRLGEALRHRPRDTYVVSTKVGRVLDPLPAGAPAPDDGLSEGFAVRATHRRRWDFSADGVRRSIEDSLERLGLDRIDIAYLHDPDDHAEAAFGTAYPALEKLRAEGVVGAIGAGMNQTAMLTRFLRDTDVDAVLCAGRYTLLDQSALAELLPEAAARGRSVVIGGVFNSGLLADPRPGATYDYAAAPITLLDRALRIKAVTEAHGVPLRAAALHYPLAHPAVASVLVGTRSPDEMHDAADLLSREIPDAVWDDLRAEGLLTEDPLDEDGR from the coding sequence ATGCGGCGAAACAGGGTGGGAAGCAGTGCGGTCGAGGTGACCGAGCTGTCCTTCGGGGCGGCCGGCATCGGCAATCTCTTCCACGAGGTCGATCCCGCGCAGGCCGCCGCCGCCGTGGACGCCGCCTGGGACGAGGGCGTCCGCTACTTCGACACGGCACCGCACTACGGGCTCGGCCTCTCCGAACGCAGGCTCGGCGAGGCCCTGCGCCACCGGCCCCGCGACACGTATGTGGTGTCCACCAAGGTCGGACGGGTGCTCGACCCCCTGCCGGCCGGCGCGCCGGCCCCGGACGACGGTCTCTCCGAAGGATTCGCCGTAAGGGCCACCCACCGACGCCGCTGGGACTTCAGCGCCGACGGTGTACGACGCAGCATCGAGGACAGCCTCGAACGGCTCGGCCTCGACCGGATCGACATCGCCTATCTGCACGACCCGGACGACCACGCCGAGGCAGCCTTCGGCACGGCCTATCCGGCCCTGGAGAAGCTGCGCGCGGAAGGTGTTGTCGGCGCCATCGGCGCGGGCATGAACCAGACCGCAATGCTCACCCGCTTCCTGCGCGACACCGACGTCGACGCCGTGCTCTGCGCCGGTCGCTACACCCTCCTCGACCAGTCCGCGCTGGCCGAGCTGCTGCCCGAAGCAGCCGCCCGCGGCCGCTCCGTCGTCATCGGCGGGGTCTTCAACTCCGGGCTGCTCGCCGACCCGCGCCCCGGCGCGACCTACGACTACGCTGCCGCCCCGATCACCTTGCTCGACCGGGCCCTGCGCATCAAAGCCGTCACCGAGGCGCACGGCGTACCGCTGCGCGCCGCCGCGCTGCACTACCCGCTCGCTCACCCGGCCGTCGCCTCGGTGCTCGTCGGCACCCGCTCGCCGGACGAGATGCACGACGCCGCCGACCTGCTCTCCCGCGAGATCCCGGACGCCGTCTGGGACGACCTGCGCGCCGAGGGCCTGCTCACCGAGGACCCGCTCGACGAGGACGGACGCTGA
- a CDS encoding SpoIIE family protein phosphatase, with protein MDDRVAGALSLPDDWPAHPDLSLALNRMGSFDWDLDSGLMHMDRPALDVFDLRADEYDGRPECLGPRVPTDEAARLDAMVSEALKRGQVNYGAYFRILRRDGTLRWTHTQGFIRRDEAGRPHRIIGIVRDATEELADSTARRELDEERHRRTSLVETTTAALAHARTVQDVIEVLKNSQGLAHLGATSLVVGLLEAGRIHLVADGPAGSFVPGTRFTRTDEPYPMSEVIRTLRPRFIVSAEDFAASYPILWPRISGLGITSAAYLPLIAQARPIGALGLLYSDKDGFEGDERNLLVALGSSIAQSLQRAMLYEQEHDLAEGLQQAMLPRRIPEVPGAQIAVRYRSARQGQDIGGDWYDVIPLPGGRVGAVIGDVQGHDTHAAAVMGQLRIVLRAYAAEGHSPATVMARASAFLHELDTDRFATCTYAELDLTTGVIQLVRAGHIDPLVRDADGSCRRMPVEGGLPLGLSAEFGGLEYPVSTMELDPGQTMVLYTDGLVEVPGADLDEGMQLLAAMIRNGPQDLQQLADQLCEEVEECGGEDDVALLLLRRKAAHAPQPGGRLQQNVAQNDPEALSSSRHMIRAAVRAWGAKERADEVELAADELITNALMHTDGGAIVTVRVLTGSGRRLRVDVEDRSSALPRRRDAGETGVSGRGLMLVDRLADTWGVESRGTGKCVWCEFIIPERE; from the coding sequence ATGGATGATCGGGTTGCGGGTGCCCTGTCACTCCCGGACGACTGGCCCGCCCACCCGGATCTCAGCCTCGCCCTGAACCGTATGGGCAGCTTCGACTGGGACCTCGACAGCGGCCTCATGCATATGGACCGGCCCGCGCTCGACGTGTTCGACCTGCGCGCCGACGAATACGACGGCCGGCCGGAGTGCCTCGGTCCTCGGGTACCGACCGACGAGGCCGCACGACTCGATGCCATGGTGTCCGAGGCCCTCAAACGCGGGCAGGTCAACTACGGGGCGTACTTCCGCATACTCCGGCGCGACGGCACGCTGCGCTGGACCCACACCCAGGGCTTCATCCGTCGCGACGAGGCCGGCCGCCCCCATCGCATCATCGGCATTGTCCGGGACGCCACCGAGGAACTGGCCGACTCCACCGCCCGCCGGGAGCTGGACGAGGAGCGGCACCGCCGCACCAGCCTGGTCGAGACCACGACGGCCGCCCTGGCCCATGCCCGTACCGTCCAGGACGTCATCGAGGTGCTGAAGAACTCGCAGGGCCTGGCCCACCTCGGTGCGACCAGCCTCGTCGTGGGGCTCCTCGAAGCCGGGCGCATCCATCTCGTCGCGGACGGTCCCGCGGGGTCCTTCGTGCCGGGTACCCGTTTCACCCGTACGGACGAGCCGTACCCGATGAGCGAAGTGATCCGTACGCTCAGGCCTCGATTCATCGTGTCCGCCGAGGACTTCGCCGCCTCGTACCCGATCCTGTGGCCGCGCATCAGCGGTCTCGGCATCACCTCCGCCGCCTATCTGCCGCTGATCGCCCAGGCCCGGCCCATCGGTGCACTCGGACTCCTCTACAGCGACAAGGACGGCTTCGAGGGCGACGAACGCAATCTGCTGGTCGCACTCGGCAGCTCCATCGCCCAGAGCCTCCAGCGGGCCATGCTGTACGAGCAGGAGCACGACCTCGCCGAGGGCCTCCAGCAGGCCATGCTGCCCCGCCGGATCCCCGAGGTACCGGGCGCGCAGATCGCCGTCCGGTACCGCTCGGCCCGGCAGGGGCAGGACATCGGCGGCGACTGGTACGACGTCATTCCGCTTCCCGGCGGCCGCGTCGGCGCAGTCATCGGCGACGTACAGGGCCACGACACGCACGCGGCGGCCGTCATGGGACAGCTGCGCATCGTGCTCCGTGCGTATGCGGCGGAGGGGCACAGCCCGGCCACGGTCATGGCGCGGGCCTCCGCGTTCCTCCACGAACTCGACACCGACCGCTTCGCGACCTGCACGTACGCCGAGCTCGACCTGACCACCGGAGTCATACAGCTGGTCCGGGCCGGTCATATCGATCCGCTGGTCCGGGACGCCGACGGGAGTTGTCGCAGGATGCCCGTCGAGGGCGGGCTGCCGCTGGGGCTTTCGGCCGAGTTCGGAGGGCTCGAGTACCCGGTCAGCACCATGGAGCTGGACCCGGGTCAGACGATGGTGCTGTACACCGACGGCCTGGTGGAGGTGCCCGGCGCCGATCTCGACGAGGGGATGCAGTTGCTGGCCGCCATGATCCGCAACGGTCCGCAGGACCTCCAGCAACTGGCCGACCAGCTCTGCGAGGAGGTCGAGGAGTGCGGCGGCGAGGACGATGTGGCGCTGCTGCTGCTGCGCCGCAAGGCCGCGCACGCGCCCCAGCCGGGCGGTCGGCTCCAGCAGAACGTGGCCCAGAACGACCCGGAGGCGCTGAGCTCGTCCCGGCACATGATCCGGGCCGCGGTACGCGCCTGGGGCGCGAAGGAACGGGCGGACGAGGTCGAGCTGGCCGCCGACGAGCTGATCACCAATGCGCTGATGCACACGGACGGCGGGGCGATCGTCACCGTTCGGGTGCTCACCGGGTCCGGGCGGCGGCTGCGGGTCGATGTCGAGGACCGGTCGAGCGCCCTGCCGCGACGCCGGGACGCGGGCGAGACCGGGGTGTCCGGACGGGGCCTGATGCTGGTGGACCGGCTGGCTGACACCTGGGGTGTGGAGTCCCGCGGCACCGGCAAGTGCGTCTGGTGCGAATTCATCATTCCGGAGCGCGAATGA
- a CDS encoding L-rhamnose mutarotase, with translation MRIALHTKVRADRIEEYEAAHREVPAELTTAIRAAGATSWTIWRSGTDLFHVIECADYVRLLAELEQLPVNVAWQARMDELLDVAHDYSSDGAAAGLPVAWEL, from the coding sequence ATGAGGATCGCCCTGCACACCAAGGTCCGCGCCGACCGCATCGAGGAGTACGAGGCAGCGCACCGTGAAGTCCCCGCGGAACTCACCACCGCGATCCGGGCGGCGGGCGCCACCTCGTGGACGATCTGGCGCAGCGGCACCGACCTCTTCCACGTCATCGAGTGCGCGGACTACGTCCGGCTCCTCGCGGAACTCGAGCAGCTGCCCGTCAACGTCGCCTGGCAGGCCCGGATGGACGAGCTCCTCGATGTCGCGCACGACTACTCGTCGGACGGCGCCGCAGCCGGTCTCCCCGTCGCCTGGGAGCTGTGA
- a CDS encoding Crp/Fnr family transcriptional regulator, with protein sequence MSTAKNLLDALPPEGRARLLEQAAREVSLPVGTRIFEEGRKADRFWIIRSGQVELDFHVPGGRAAVIETLGRDELLGWSWLFPPRIWHLGAVAIYPVDAVEFDAAAVCALCDEDAELGRALYKYVAETVAARLRGTRTRLLALYGPQSGNRAGTAHEADIGQDLADI encoded by the coding sequence ATGTCAACGGCCAAGAATCTGCTGGACGCGCTCCCGCCCGAAGGGCGCGCGCGACTGCTCGAACAGGCGGCCCGCGAGGTGTCATTGCCCGTCGGCACCCGGATCTTCGAAGAGGGCCGAAAGGCCGACCGCTTCTGGATCATCCGATCCGGCCAGGTCGAACTCGACTTTCATGTGCCCGGCGGTCGTGCCGCGGTGATCGAAACGCTGGGCCGGGACGAACTGCTGGGCTGGTCCTGGCTGTTCCCGCCACGCATTTGGCATCTCGGCGCCGTCGCGATCTACCCGGTGGACGCCGTGGAGTTCGATGCCGCGGCCGTCTGCGCACTGTGCGACGAAGACGCCGAGTTGGGCCGCGCGCTGTACAAGTACGTCGCCGAGACCGTGGCGGCACGGCTGCGCGGGACCCGGACCCGGCTGCTCGCCCTGTACGGTCCACAGTCCGGCAACCGGGCGGGTACAGCCCATGAAGCGGACATCGGCCAGGACCTCGCGGACATCTGA
- a CDS encoding lipase maturation factor family protein, with product MEWFTADGYWLSRLIFQRALAGIYLVAFLAAALQFRALIGERGMLPVPEFLRRTDWRDAPGLFRLHYSDRFFAAVCWTGCAVAVALIAGVDSYVPLWAAMLLWLLPWALYLSIVQVGQVWYSFGWESLLLETGFLAVFLGNAGTAPPVLVLWLLRWVLFRVEFGAGLIKIRGDECWRRLTCLDFHHETQPMPGPLSWFFHRLPKPLHRVEVAANHVTQLLVPVLLFAPQPVSSAAAGLMIATQLWLVLSGNFAWLNWVTITLALSAVDWSLVATPPAQSAPPLWYEVVVIAVTALVVVLSYRPARNLISRRQVMNRSFDPLHLVNTYGAFGSISRVRLEIVVEGTDEQLLHPGTAWQEYGFHGKPGDPRRLPRQFAPYHLRLDWLMWFAALSPAYAQSWFGPFVERLLENDRDTLRLLRHNPFPDVPPTHIRARVYHYRYTTWRELRATGRWWHRTYVRDFIRPVSLGPSFLSPTRRP from the coding sequence ATGGAGTGGTTCACCGCAGATGGCTACTGGCTCAGCCGGCTGATCTTCCAGCGGGCTCTCGCCGGCATCTATCTGGTCGCCTTTCTCGCCGCCGCGCTCCAGTTCCGGGCGCTGATCGGCGAGCGCGGCATGCTCCCGGTGCCGGAGTTCCTGCGGCGTACGGACTGGCGGGACGCCCCCGGTCTCTTCCGCCTCCATTACTCCGACCGCTTCTTCGCTGCCGTCTGCTGGACGGGCTGCGCCGTCGCGGTCGCGCTGATCGCGGGGGTGGACTCGTACGTGCCGCTGTGGGCCGCGATGCTGCTGTGGCTGCTGCCCTGGGCGCTGTATCTGTCGATCGTCCAGGTCGGCCAGGTCTGGTACAGCTTCGGCTGGGAGTCGCTGCTCCTGGAGACCGGCTTCCTCGCCGTCTTTCTCGGCAACGCCGGTACGGCTCCGCCGGTCCTGGTGCTGTGGCTGCTGCGCTGGGTGCTGTTCCGGGTCGAGTTCGGCGCCGGACTGATCAAGATCCGGGGCGACGAGTGCTGGCGCAGGCTGACCTGTCTGGACTTCCACCATGAGACCCAGCCGATGCCGGGCCCGCTGAGCTGGTTCTTCCACCGGCTGCCGAAGCCGCTCCACCGGGTCGAGGTGGCGGCCAACCATGTCACCCAGCTCCTGGTCCCGGTGCTGCTGTTCGCCCCGCAGCCGGTGTCGAGCGCGGCCGCCGGGCTGATGATCGCCACCCAGCTGTGGCTGGTGCTGTCCGGGAACTTCGCCTGGCTGAACTGGGTGACCATCACCCTCGCCCTGTCCGCCGTCGACTGGTCCCTGGTGGCCACGCCACCCGCACAGTCCGCCCCGCCGCTCTGGTACGAGGTGGTGGTCATCGCCGTCACCGCGCTGGTCGTCGTGCTCAGTTACCGTCCGGCGCGCAACCTGATCTCCCGTCGCCAGGTGATGAACCGCTCCTTCGACCCGCTGCATCTCGTCAATACGTACGGTGCGTTCGGCAGCATCAGCCGGGTCCGCCTGGAGATCGTGGTCGAGGGCACCGACGAGCAGCTGCTCCACCCGGGCACGGCCTGGCAGGAGTACGGCTTCCACGGCAAACCGGGTGATCCGCGCCGACTGCCGCGCCAGTTCGCCCCGTACCATCTGCGGCTCGACTGGCTGATGTGGTTCGCGGCGCTGTCCCCCGCGTACGCACAGTCCTGGTTCGGCCCGTTCGTGGAGCGGCTGCTGGAGAACGACCGGGACACGCTGCGGCTGCTGCGCCACAACCCGTTCCCCGACGTCCCGCCCACCCACATTCGCGCCAGGGTGTACCACTACCGGTACACGACCTGGCGCGAACTGCGGGCCACCGGACGCTGGTGGCACCGCACCTATGTGCGGGACTTCATCCGGCCCGTCTCGCTCGGTCCCTCGTTCCTCAGCCCGACCAGGCGACCTTGA
- a CDS encoding YndJ family protein — MSVLVDLIVMLGMLVVVPAGLRLTGAPELDRIRRLWPLFAVPGAVALWLPRGGPATILAGCYALGAVLLALHAPPRLLRKVRASAAHRTAEIALFTALVAPSVAATALVAERSGHALFGFGLGILALTVPHFHFAGFAAALIAGLVCRVADGPAGRFAASSVPLGTLLVLIGYFIGDWAELAGAVVLTAGMWTVALLTWRTIRGSSRDRTTHMLFAVSSAVLVATMVLALSWALGEATGLPHPTLTWMAATHGLGNALGFALCSVLAWRRLQDRPEQAPPEQAPPDRPRTGRPPADPALTTSVRTDPPLAGLALTGLKDRTS, encoded by the coding sequence GTGTCCGTACTGGTCGACCTGATCGTGATGCTGGGCATGCTGGTCGTCGTACCGGCCGGGCTGCGGCTGACCGGGGCACCCGAGCTCGACCGGATCCGCCGGCTGTGGCCGCTCTTCGCCGTCCCCGGCGCCGTCGCCCTCTGGCTGCCGCGCGGCGGACCCGCCACGATCCTCGCCGGCTGCTACGCGCTCGGGGCCGTACTCCTCGCCCTGCATGCGCCGCCCCGTCTGCTCCGCAAGGTCCGGGCTTCCGCCGCTCACCGCACCGCCGAGATCGCGCTGTTCACCGCCCTGGTCGCCCCGTCGGTCGCCGCCACCGCGCTGGTCGCCGAACGCTCCGGGCATGCCCTCTTCGGCTTCGGGCTCGGAATCCTCGCGCTGACCGTGCCGCACTTCCACTTCGCCGGGTTCGCCGCCGCACTGATCGCCGGACTCGTCTGCCGGGTCGCGGACGGCCCGGCCGGCCGGTTCGCCGCGTCGAGCGTGCCGCTGGGCACCCTGCTCGTGCTGATCGGCTACTTCATCGGCGACTGGGCCGAGCTGGCCGGGGCAGTCGTGCTGACGGCCGGGATGTGGACCGTCGCCCTGTTGACCTGGCGCACGATCCGCGGCAGCAGCCGGGACCGGACCACCCACATGCTGTTCGCCGTCTCGTCCGCCGTGCTCGTGGCGACCATGGTGCTCGCGCTGAGCTGGGCGCTCGGCGAGGCGACCGGGCTGCCCCACCCCACGTTGACCTGGATGGCCGCGACCCACGGTCTCGGCAACGCACTGGGCTTCGCGCTCTGCTCGGTGCTCGCCTGGCGAAGGCTCCAGGACCGTCCCGAACAGGCCCCACCCGAGCAGGCCCCACCCGACCGCCCTCGCACCGGGCGGCCCCCTGCCGACCCGGCGCTCACCACCTCGGTCCGCACCGACCCGCCCCTCGCCGGCCTCGCCCTCACCGGCCTCAAGGACAGGACGTCATGA
- a CDS encoding DUF1990 family protein: MSTLTYPEVGATRLGPLPDGYHHLHHRVAVGRGRADFETAGAAITDWRMHRTSGARVRASAARAEAGATVRVSIGVGPFRFTAPCEVVWTAYEKERIGFAYGTRPHHPECGEECFVVDLANDGTVWFTVLAFSRPVGWYTRLAGPLVPVAQRMYARRLGTALRRIVSAS, translated from the coding sequence ATGAGCACCCTCACCTATCCCGAGGTCGGCGCCACCCGGCTCGGCCCGCTCCCCGACGGGTACCACCATCTCCACCACCGGGTCGCGGTGGGCCGCGGCCGCGCCGACTTCGAGACTGCGGGCGCCGCCATCACCGACTGGCGCATGCATCGCACGTCGGGCGCCCGGGTTCGGGCTTCGGCAGCACGTGCCGAGGCCGGGGCCACCGTGCGGGTATCGATCGGGGTCGGCCCGTTCCGGTTCACCGCGCCGTGCGAGGTGGTCTGGACCGCGTACGAGAAGGAGCGCATCGGCTTCGCCTACGGCACACGTCCGCACCACCCCGAGTGCGGTGAGGAGTGCTTCGTGGTGGACCTGGCGAACGACGGCACCGTGTGGTTCACCGTGCTGGCGTTCTCCCGTCCGGTCGGTTGGTACACCCGGCTCGCCGGGCCGCTCGTGCCGGTGGCCCAGCGAATGTACGCGCGCCGGCTCGGCACCGCACTGCGCCGGATCGTATCGGCGAGCTGA
- a CDS encoding amidohydrolase family protein: MTGRERIVDAHHHVWDLAVRDQEWITGDELAPLARTFTLADLEPEARAAGVYATVLVQTVTVPEESPEFLALADGNDLVAGVVGWTDLTAPDIADTLAALRELPGGDRLVAIRHQVQGEPDPEWLLRPDVRRGLSAVAAAGLVYDLVVQSHQLPATVSAAALLPELTFVLDHAGKPPIATRSLHPWAADLKALADHPNTVCKLSGLVTEADLRSWTVDDLRPYADTVLDAFGPDRLMFGSDWPVCRLAASYAEVVDAARTLTEDLSEDERTAVFATTAERVYGLR, translated from the coding sequence ATGACCGGCCGGGAACGGATCGTCGACGCCCACCACCACGTATGGGACCTGGCGGTACGCGACCAGGAGTGGATCACCGGGGACGAACTGGCCCCGCTCGCCCGCACGTTCACCCTCGCCGACCTGGAGCCCGAGGCCCGCGCCGCCGGGGTGTACGCCACCGTCCTCGTCCAGACCGTCACCGTCCCCGAGGAGAGCCCCGAGTTCCTCGCCCTCGCCGACGGCAACGACCTCGTCGCGGGCGTCGTCGGCTGGACCGACCTCACCGCGCCCGACATCGCCGACACGCTTGCCGCGCTGCGTGAACTCCCCGGCGGCGACCGGCTCGTCGCCATCCGCCACCAGGTCCAGGGCGAACCCGACCCCGAGTGGCTGCTGCGCCCCGACGTCCGCCGCGGGCTGTCCGCCGTGGCCGCCGCCGGACTCGTCTACGACCTGGTGGTCCAGTCCCATCAGCTGCCCGCCACCGTCTCGGCCGCCGCCCTGCTGCCCGAACTCACCTTCGTACTCGACCATGCCGGCAAGCCGCCCATCGCCACCCGGAGCCTGCACCCCTGGGCGGCCGACCTCAAGGCCCTGGCCGACCACCCCAACACCGTCTGCAAACTCTCCGGCCTGGTCACCGAGGCCGACCTGCGCTCCTGGACGGTCGACGACCTCCGCCCGTACGCCGACACCGTTCTCGACGCGTTCGGGCCCGACCGGCTGATGTTCGGCTCCGACTGGCCGGTCTGCCGGCTCGCGGCGAGTTACGCGGAAGTCGTCGACGCGGCCCGCACCCTCACCGAAGACCTTTCCGAGGACGAGCGGACGGCGGTCTTCGCGACCACCGCCGAGCGGGTGTACGGACTTCGATAG
- a CDS encoding wax ester/triacylglycerol synthase family O-acyltransferase, giving the protein MGTELLAPLDLAFWHLETDAHPMHLGALAVFSPPPVSAPGVDAGAVLQLLGTRAAAIPRLRMRVRDVLLPVGGAAWSVDKEFDVYRHVKRVRLPRSEVDPAGGGFMAGATRLAGELMEQPLERGLPPWQMYVISGADDGPFAVLVKLHHALADGMRAVAIGAGIFDEIASVGARSRGGSSTRLARPVPPRSWMPGPRQVAGFALGRIEDLGRAFGVGASVVRASRLDLRGAPALTATSSGTRRLATTDLDAEAVRRIRRIVGGTTNDVLLGVVAGALRRWMLERGDQLPDADPRALVPVSRRRPGATAATGNRLSAYLLGLPVSEADPWNRLRAVRTAMDRNKAAGPLRGAGAVAVLADQLPSLAHRFGAPLAGSAARMLFDVLVTSVPLPRSALSLGGCPLQAVYPMAPLARGQSLAVALSTYSGRVHIGLVADGKAVPDLERLARCAEDELRELLALMPADQGARLSEGVHL; this is encoded by the coding sequence TTGGGCACTGAGCTACTGGCACCTCTCGATCTGGCCTTCTGGCACCTCGAAACCGATGCGCACCCGATGCACCTCGGCGCGCTCGCCGTCTTCTCGCCGCCCCCTGTCTCCGCGCCAGGTGTCGACGCGGGGGCGGTCCTTCAGCTGCTCGGCACCCGCGCGGCCGCGATCCCCCGGCTGCGGATGCGCGTACGGGACGTCCTGCTGCCGGTCGGCGGCGCCGCCTGGTCCGTCGACAAGGAGTTCGACGTGTACCGGCACGTCAAGCGGGTGCGGCTGCCCCGGAGCGAGGTGGACCCGGCGGGCGGCGGGTTCATGGCAGGGGCCACCCGGCTCGCCGGTGAGCTGATGGAGCAGCCCCTCGAACGCGGGCTGCCGCCCTGGCAGATGTACGTCATCAGCGGCGCCGACGACGGCCCCTTCGCCGTGCTCGTGAAACTGCATCACGCGCTCGCCGACGGAATGCGCGCGGTCGCCATCGGTGCCGGGATCTTCGACGAGATCGCCTCCGTCGGGGCCCGCTCCCGCGGTGGTTCGAGCACCCGCCTGGCACGCCCGGTCCCGCCCCGCTCCTGGATGCCCGGGCCACGCCAGGTGGCCGGCTTCGCGCTGGGCCGGATCGAGGATCTCGGCCGGGCGTTCGGTGTCGGCGCTTCCGTCGTGCGGGCCAGCCGCCTCGATCTGCGCGGCGCCCCCGCACTCACCGCGACCTCCAGCGGCACCCGGCGCCTGGCCACCACCGACCTGGACGCCGAGGCCGTCCGCCGGATCCGCCGGATCGTGGGCGGCACCACCAATGACGTCCTGCTCGGGGTCGTCGCCGGGGCGCTCCGCCGCTGGATGCTGGAGCGCGGCGACCAGCTGCCCGACGCCGACCCGCGCGCCCTCGTCCCCGTCTCCCGGCGCAGGCCCGGTGCCACCGCCGCCACCGGGAACCGGCTCTCCGCCTATCTGCTGGGCCTCCCCGTCTCCGAGGCCGACCCGTGGAACCGGCTGCGCGCCGTCCGTACGGCCATGGACCGCAACAAGGCCGCCGGACCGCTGCGGGGCGCGGGTGCGGTCGCCGTACTCGCCGATCAACTGCCTTCGCTGGCGCATCGCTTCGGTGCCCCGCTGGCGGGCAGCGCGGCCCGGATGCTCTTCGACGTGCTGGTCACCAGTGTGCCGCTGCCGCGCTCGGCGCTCTCGCTCGGCGGTTGCCCGCTGCAGGCCGTCTATCCGATGGCGCCGCTGGCCCGCGGCCAGTCCCTGGCTGTCGCCCTGTCCACGTACAGCGGCCGGGTGCACATCGGTCTGGTTGCCGACGGCAAAGCGGTCCCGGACCTGGAGCGGCTGGCCCGCTGCGCCGAGGACGAGCTGCGCGAGCTGCTCGCCCTGATGCCGGCGGACCAGGGCGCCCGGCTGTCGGAAGGCGTCCATCTATAG
- a CDS encoding Fpg/Nei family DNA glycosylase — protein sequence MPELPEVEALRVFLDENLVGKEIARVLPLAVSVLKTYDPPLTALEGLTVTGVARHGKFLDIGVGPLHLVAHLARAGWLHWKDSFPATPPRPGKGPLALRTVLTGGDGFDLTEAGTTKRLAVYLVRDPAEVPGIVRLGPDPLDDAFDRDAFAALLAGERRRIKGALRDQSLIAGIGNAYSDEILHAAKMSPFKLAASLTDDETTRLHAALRTTLHDAVARSSGVAAGKLKAEKKSGLRVHGRTGEPCPVCGDTIREVSFSDSSLQYCPTCQTGGKPLADRRLSKLLK from the coding sequence ATGCCCGAACTACCGGAGGTCGAGGCCCTGCGGGTCTTCCTCGACGAAAACCTGGTCGGCAAGGAGATCGCCCGCGTCCTGCCGCTCGCCGTCAGCGTGCTCAAGACCTACGACCCACCGCTCACCGCCCTGGAAGGCCTCACCGTCACCGGCGTCGCGCGGCACGGCAAGTTCCTGGACATCGGCGTCGGCCCGCTGCACCTGGTCGCCCATCTCGCCCGGGCCGGCTGGCTGCACTGGAAGGACAGCTTCCCCGCCACCCCGCCGCGCCCCGGCAAGGGACCCCTGGCGCTGCGCACCGTACTCACCGGTGGCGACGGCTTCGACCTCACCGAGGCGGGCACCACCAAACGCCTCGCCGTGTATCTGGTGCGCGACCCGGCCGAGGTGCCCGGCATCGTCCGCCTGGGGCCCGATCCGCTCGACGACGCCTTCGACCGTGACGCGTTCGCCGCGCTGCTCGCCGGGGAACGCCGTCGGATCAAGGGAGCTCTGCGCGACCAATCGCTGATCGCGGGCATCGGCAACGCCTACAGCGACGAGATCCTGCACGCCGCGAAGATGTCACCGTTCAAACTGGCCGCGAGCCTCACCGACGACGAGACCACCCGGCTGCACGCCGCGCTGCGCACCACGCTCCACGACGCTGTGGCACGCTCCAGCGGCGTGGCGGCCGGAAAGCTGAAGGCGGAGAAGAAGAGCGGGCTCCGCGTCCACGGCCGCACCGGCGAACCCTGCCCGGTCTGCGGGGACACCATCCGGGAGGTCTCGTTCAGCGACTCGTCACTGCAGTACTGCCCGACCTGCCAGACGGGCGGCAAACCGCTCGCCGACCGCCGGCTCTCGAAGCTGCTCAAATAG